Proteins encoded within one genomic window of Aphis gossypii isolate Hap1 unplaced genomic scaffold, ASM2018417v2 Contig00989, whole genome shotgun sequence:
- the LOC126555670 gene encoding uncharacterized protein LOC126555670, with product MYTVEWQKRGLPHIHLLLWLTNKIQPDQIDSVITAEIPNKEEDQELYDIVVKHKIHGPCGAFNHNSPCMVEGKCSKKFPKQFQRNTSSGDDGYPKYRRLSPEEGGKICTIPNHEIDNRWIVPYNKLLLKVFDCHINVELCSSIKSIKYVTKYINKGSDQATFSVQSTDEVDQYQSGRYICSSEAIWRILSFSIHERAPTVIHLAVHLEMVKEDEFAKTLAYDKIPSYYTWNQVGKKFNRRKQGTVVEGHPGVKKTDALGRETTNCTKLYG from the exons ATGTATACGGTTGAATGGCAAAAGCGTGGGTTACCACATATACACCTTCTTCTTTGGCTTACAAACAAAATCCAACCAGACCAAATTGACAGTGTAATTACAGCTGAAATACCAAATAAAGAAGAAGATCAAGAACTGTATGATATTGTTGTAAAACACAAGATTCATGGACCATGTGGGGCTTTTAACCATAACTCACCATGCATGGTTGAGGGGAAATGTTCTAAGAAATTCCCAAAACAATTTCAGAGAAATACCTCTTCTGGTGACGATGGCTATCCAAAGTATAGAAGATTGTCACCCGAAGAAGGTGgaaaaatatgtactattcCAAATCATGAAATTGACAATAGATGGATTGTACCCTACAACAAACTTTTGCTTAAAGTATTTGATTGTCATATTAATGTAGAATTATGTAGTTCTATAAAgtcgataaaatatgtaactaaatatattaataaaggcAGCGACCAAGCTACGTTTAGCGTGCAGTCGACAGATGAAGTGGACCAATATCAGTCTGGTCGCTACATTTGTAGCTCAGAAGCAATTTGGCGGATTTTATCATTTAGTATACACGAGAGAGCACCAACTGTTATCCATCTCGCAGTTCACTTAGAAATGGTCAAGG AAGATGAATTTGCTAAAACGTTGGCTTATGATAAAATTCCAAGTTACTATACATGGAATCAGGTTGGTAAAAAGTTTAATCGGCGTAAACAAGGAACTGTGGTGGAAGGGCACCCTGGTGTCAAAAAAACCGATGCTCTGGGCAGA gaaACTACTAACTGCACTAAGCTGTACGGTTGA